A genomic region of Anopheles coustani chromosome 3, idAnoCousDA_361_x.2, whole genome shotgun sequence contains the following coding sequences:
- the LOC131272326 gene encoding centrosomin isoform X1 codes for MSSAPSKLSTSLDESQLSQVRECLASFTENRSPGVHQDASMDNSYAMGFRTPSITALTGHGSPVQVRSLRENEEEISSLRKENFNLKLRIYFLEQKAGICTESDNLGLGLTNSSSASGASCDGNYAKQNIDLKVELESLRRDLLDKQQLLCQAAKAIEVLEEDHRKTEEKHREMVADLNNRIEMHLLEIKSLEKMGAELQQLNRELQNTAATRTAQRPVQGEEEEDEEEEEQVPGFTRASSAREAVGESLLDFLDTVQQHSEMSVQEKLKALDMESIVRQCQEQNEDLNRQVEQLQALMDEKAATISQLEGQLGELRFENAEMREKLDEQPSQVDAEIDRLKKQVFDIRAELADKVCVLDDTETKLKEKTVELAKSCKVVEKLIKTLSEQDREIAKLKRNSNISLPSEHGTAGTNSSLHEVIEIVDQDRKPVSQAEYDALAQRAKLLQQKNDTLIHKLCSGAGDHRNDRNIIIKQLNDELIQAREEAEKAQRWRKECADLCAISTLRLEELAGFLDSLLKNKEFVGTLSMDRRRAMRKAVDRSLDLSRSLNMSISVTGFSLTANNSLAQLSCLSGFLEPSLRLNESSHLVTGEDDAEHDKENRAANNGGGKVQEGVGSSATTPQTKQMIETLRAENRALRGELFEHQQQQARNKRRESKERKPVPVAIEPISDSEAWSEPDRDVSLARIGLEDNSALLRQKQSPAGVTATGSMVLSSSGTGAGAMLELSSTSDNEAATGAGGNAAVAHKSISVLEFKQLQETVAVLNGELRAKDTTVQQIEARLAELDAELQQERTRLASVESEADGNRQASARWEREAQESREKAERASERLRLLENDILLKDTQMEKLRKEREQAAVDLRVAEMKLDAMRAEYDDMQQRHKHELEAALVKQQQHLDELRHSLTDAFQNEMQLKQQSFDTALAQNYISKNIHQEKLRELDELHYRLEDAHNDLATMAQTEQALRAQVTEAERLVASMKKSLDEATLHASKLAVERTKALNEKRQLEADLGRTRNDLEQMKCEKNELNQRLQAAMEQVAAVTHDRSTSICGRMRDARNSTSATDEELTAGRRRLENSSPDLGIESDPGRLSNTELTSAGAGKPTSAGSQQRPLLKTLELTKSMSNLLLNPTLEVKTEDGGESSKGVGSGESEMTTVVKHDCAKIEADYTELRRRYKETRRCLTQAYDNIKQANKRKEQLEVDIKQQIHKTRDVLRTVHSNMDPGSERR; via the exons AAGTCCCGGCGTGCACCAGGATGCCAGCATGGACAATTCAT ACGCGATGGGATTCCGCACGCCATCGATAACCGCCCTGACGGGACATGGTTCACCGGTTCAGGTGCGCTCGTTGCGCGAGAACGAGGAGGAAATATCTTCGCTGCGCAAGGAGAACTTCAACCTCAAGCTGCGCATCTACTTCCTCGAGCAGAAGGCAGGCATCTGCACCGAGAGTGACAACCTCGGGCTGGGTTTGACCAACTCTTCCTCCGCCTCGGGTGCGTCGTGCGATGGAAACTACGCGAAGCAGAACATCGACCTCAAG GTCGAGCTGGAGTCGCTGCGGCGGGATTTACTCGACAAGCAGCAGCTCCTGTGTCAGGCCGCGAAGGCGATCGAGGTGTTGGAAGAAGACCACCGAAAGACGGAGGAGAAACATCGTGAGATGGTGGCGGACCTCAACAATAGGATCGAAATGCATCTGCTAGAGATAAAGTCGCTGGAAAAGATGGGCGCCGAGCTGCAACAGCTGAACCGCGAGCTGCAAAATACGGCGGCCACACGAACAGCACAACGGCCAGTACAGGGCGAAGAAGAGGAagatgaggaggaggaggagcaagTGCCAGGATTTACCAGGGCCTCGAGTGCGCGGGAAGCTGTGGGCGAAAGTTTGCTCGACTTCCTCGACACGGTGCAGCAGCACAGCGAGATGAGCGTGCAGGAGAAGCTGAAAGCGCTGGACATGGAAAGTATCGTCCGGCAGTGTCAGGAGCAGAACGAAGATCTGAACCGACAGGTTGAGCAGCTGCAGGCTCTGATGGACGAGAAAGCGGCCACGATTAGCCAGCTGGAGGGGCAGTTGGGAGAGCTGCGTTTCGAGAATGCGGAGATGCGTGAAAAACTGGACGAACAGCCGTCCCAAGTCGATGCGGAG ATTGATCGACTGAAAAAGCAAGTTTTCGACATCCGCGCCGAGCTGGCCGATAAGGTGTGCGTGCTGGACGACACTGAGACGAAGCTGAAGGAAAAAACGGTCGAATTGGCAAAGTCTTGCAAGGTGGTGGAAAAGCTAATCAAGACACTATCGGAGCAGGACAGAGAGATAGCCAAACTGAAGCGCAACTCG AACATATCACTACCCTCCGAACACGGCACGGCTGGCACCAACAGTAGCCTGCACGAAGTGATCGAAATCGTCGATCAGGATCGCAAGCCGGTCAGTCAGGCCGAGTACGATGCGTTggcgcagcgagcgaagctgCTGCAGCAAAAGAACGACACGCTCATCCACAAGCTTTGCAGTGGCGCGGGAGACCACCGGAACGATCGCAACATTATCATCAAGCAGCTGAACGATGAGCTGATACAGGCGCGCGAGGAGGCGGAGAAGGCCCAACGGTGGCGCAAAGAGTGTGCCGACCTGTGCGCCATCTCGACGCTGCGTCTCGAGGAGCTGGCGGGCTTCCTGGACTCGCTGCTCAAGAACAAGGAGTTCGTCGGGACGCTCTCGATGGATCGCCGGCGGGCCATGCGGAAGGCGGTCGATCGGAGCCTGGATTTGTCGCGCAGCCTCAACATGTCCATCTCGGTGACCGGCTTTTCGCTGACGGCCAACAACAGTCTGGCGCAGTTGAGCTGTCTCTCGGGTTTCCTTGAGCCATCGCTGCGGTTGAACGAGAGCAGCCATCTGGTCACCGGGGAGGATGACGCCGAGCACGACAAGGAAAATCGAGCGGCTAACAATGGTGGCGGTAAAGTGCAGGAAGGGGTCGGCAGCAGCGCGACCACTCCCCAGACGAAGCAGATGATCGAAACACTGCGCGCCGAAAATAGGGCTCTTCGTGGGGAACTGTtcgagcaccagcagcagcaggcgcgCAACAAGCGCCGTGAAAGTAAGGAACGCAAACCGGTGCCCGTGGCCATCGAGCCCATATCTGACTCGGAAGCCTGGTCCGAGCCGGACCGGGATGTGTCGTTGGCCCGCATTGGATTGGAGGACAATTCGGCGCTGTTGAGGCAGAAGCAATCGCCGGCGGGTGTCACCGCAACCGGTTCGATGGTTCTCTCTAGCTCGGGTACCGGTGCCGGAGCCATGCTGGAGTTGAGCTCCACCTCCGACAACGAAGCGGCGACGGGAGCCGGTGGCAACGCCGCCGTGGCACATAAAAGCATTTCCGTGCTTGAGTTCAAGCAACTGCAGGAGACGGTGGCGGTGTTGAACGGGGAGCTGCGGGCAAAAGACACCACCGTGCAGCAGATCGAAGCGCGGCTAGCCGAGCTGGACGCGGAACTGCAACAGGAGCGCACGAGACTGGCCAGCGTAGAGTCGGAAGCCGACGGTAACCGGCAGGCGTCCGCTCGCTGGGAACGGGAGGCGCAGGAATCGAGAGAAAAGGCTGAACGAGCGTCGGAGCGTCTCCGGCTGCTCGAGAACGACATCCTGCTGAAGGACACACAGATGGAAAAGCTGCGCAAAGAGCGCGAACAGGCCGCCGTCGATCTGCGTGTGGCGGAGATGAAGCTGGACGCGATGCGTGCCGAGTACGACGACATGCAGCAGCGGCACAAGCACGAGCTGGAGGCCGCGTTGGtgaagcagcaacaacatctGGACGAGCTGCGCCACAGCCTCACGGATGCATTCCAGAACGAGATGCAGCTAAAGCAGCAATCGTTCGATACGGCGCTTGCGCAAAATTACATCTCGAAAAACATCCACCAGGAGAAACTGCGCGAGCTGGACGAGCTGCACTATCGGCTGGAGGATGCGCACAACGATCTGGCCACGATGGCGCAAACCGAGCAAGCGCTACGAGCGCAGGTGACCGAAGCTGAGCGTCTCGTTGCCTCCATGAAGAAAAGCCTTGACGAGGCGACCCTGCACGCATCGAAGCTGGCGGTCGAGCGCACGAAGGCCCTGAACGAGAAGCGCCAGCTGGAGGCCGATTTGGGCCGCACCCGCAACGATCTCGAGCAGATGAAGTGTGAAAAGAACGAACTGAATCAACGGCTACAGGCGGCGATGGAACAGGTGGCCGCGGTAACGCACGACCGCTCGACATCGATCTGTGGCCGTATGCGTGACGCACGCAACTCGACGTCGGCCACCGACGAGGAACTTACCGCGGGCCGTCGACGGTTGGAAAACTCGTCGCCCGACCTGGGCATCGAGAGTGATCCGGGACGGTTGTCCAATACGGAGCTGACGTCCGCCGGTGCGGGAAAACCGACGTCCGCCGGTTCGCAGCAGCGCCCCCTACTCAAGACGCTGGAGTTGACGAAATCTATGTCTAACTTGCTGTTGAATCCGACACTGGAAG TCAAAACCGAAGACGGAGGAGAATCGTCGAAGGGCGTCGGCAGCGGCGAATCGGAAATGACCACGGTCGTGAAGCACGATTGCGCCAAGATTGAGGCGGACTACACGGAACTGCGCCGGCGCTACAAGGAAACGCGCCGGTGCCTTACCCAGGCCTACGATAACATCAAGCAGGCCAACAAGCGCAAGGAGCAGCTCGAGGTGGACATCAAGCAGCAGATCCACAAGACCCGCGACGTGCTGCGGACGGTGCACAGTAACATGGACCCCGGCAGTGAGCGTCGGTAA
- the LOC131272326 gene encoding centrosomin isoform X3: protein MSGIFKYTPNRTATSTPNRRSGLGTGFGSPGVHQDASMDNSYAMGFRTPSITALTGHGSPVQVRSLRENEEEISSLRKENFNLKLRIYFLEQKAGICTESDNLGLGLTNSSSASGASCDGNYAKQNIDLKVELESLRRDLLDKQQLLCQAAKAIEVLEEDHRKTEEKHREMVADLNNRIEMHLLEIKSLEKMGAELQQLNRELQNTAATRTAQRPVQGEEEEDEEEEEQVPGFTRASSAREAVGESLLDFLDTVQQHSEMSVQEKLKALDMESIVRQCQEQNEDLNRQVEQLQALMDEKAATISQLEGQLGELRFENAEMREKLDEQPSQVDAEIDRLKKQVFDIRAELADKVCVLDDTETKLKEKTVELAKSCKVVEKLIKTLSEQDREIAKLKRNSNISLPSEHGTAGTNSSLHEVIEIVDQDRKPVSQAEYDALAQRAKLLQQKNDTLIHKLCSGAGDHRNDRNIIIKQLNDELIQAREEAEKAQRWRKECADLCAISTLRLEELAGFLDSLLKNKEFVGTLSMDRRRAMRKAVDRSLDLSRSLNMSISVTGFSLTANNSLAQLSCLSGFLEPSLRLNESSHLVTGEDDAEHDKENRAANNGGGKVQEGVGSSATTPQTKQMIETLRAENRALRGELFEHQQQQARNKRRESKERKPVPVAIEPISDSEAWSEPDRDVSLARIGLEDNSALLRQKQSPAGVTATGSMVLSSSGTGAGAMLELSSTSDNEAATGAGGNAAVAHKSISVLEFKQLQETVAVLNGELRAKDTTVQQIEARLAELDAELQQERTRLASVESEADGNRQASARWEREAQESREKAERASERLRLLENDILLKDTQMEKLRKEREQAAVDLRVAEMKLDAMRAEYDDMQQRHKHELEAALVKQQQHLDELRHSLTDAFQNEMQLKQQSFDTALAQNYISKNIHQEKLRELDELHYRLEDAHNDLATMAQTEQALRAQVTEAERLVASMKKSLDEATLHASKLAVERTKALNEKRQLEADLGRTRNDLEQMKCEKNELNQRLQAAMEQVAAVTHDRSTSICGRMRDARNSTSATDEELTAGRRRLENSSPDLGIESDPGRLSNTELTSAGAGKPTSAGSQQRPLLKTLELTKSMSNLLLNPTLEVKTEDGGESSKGVGSGESEMTTVVKHDCAKIEADYTELRRRYKETRRCLTQAYDNIKQANKRKEQLEVDIKQQIHKTRDVLRTVHSNMDPGSERR from the exons ATGTCTGGAATATTCAAATACACACCCAACCGGACGGCCACGTCCACGCCGAATCGACGATCCGGGCTCGGGACCGGATTCGG AAGTCCCGGCGTGCACCAGGATGCCAGCATGGACAATTCAT ACGCGATGGGATTCCGCACGCCATCGATAACCGCCCTGACGGGACATGGTTCACCGGTTCAGGTGCGCTCGTTGCGCGAGAACGAGGAGGAAATATCTTCGCTGCGCAAGGAGAACTTCAACCTCAAGCTGCGCATCTACTTCCTCGAGCAGAAGGCAGGCATCTGCACCGAGAGTGACAACCTCGGGCTGGGTTTGACCAACTCTTCCTCCGCCTCGGGTGCGTCGTGCGATGGAAACTACGCGAAGCAGAACATCGACCTCAAG GTCGAGCTGGAGTCGCTGCGGCGGGATTTACTCGACAAGCAGCAGCTCCTGTGTCAGGCCGCGAAGGCGATCGAGGTGTTGGAAGAAGACCACCGAAAGACGGAGGAGAAACATCGTGAGATGGTGGCGGACCTCAACAATAGGATCGAAATGCATCTGCTAGAGATAAAGTCGCTGGAAAAGATGGGCGCCGAGCTGCAACAGCTGAACCGCGAGCTGCAAAATACGGCGGCCACACGAACAGCACAACGGCCAGTACAGGGCGAAGAAGAGGAagatgaggaggaggaggagcaagTGCCAGGATTTACCAGGGCCTCGAGTGCGCGGGAAGCTGTGGGCGAAAGTTTGCTCGACTTCCTCGACACGGTGCAGCAGCACAGCGAGATGAGCGTGCAGGAGAAGCTGAAAGCGCTGGACATGGAAAGTATCGTCCGGCAGTGTCAGGAGCAGAACGAAGATCTGAACCGACAGGTTGAGCAGCTGCAGGCTCTGATGGACGAGAAAGCGGCCACGATTAGCCAGCTGGAGGGGCAGTTGGGAGAGCTGCGTTTCGAGAATGCGGAGATGCGTGAAAAACTGGACGAACAGCCGTCCCAAGTCGATGCGGAG ATTGATCGACTGAAAAAGCAAGTTTTCGACATCCGCGCCGAGCTGGCCGATAAGGTGTGCGTGCTGGACGACACTGAGACGAAGCTGAAGGAAAAAACGGTCGAATTGGCAAAGTCTTGCAAGGTGGTGGAAAAGCTAATCAAGACACTATCGGAGCAGGACAGAGAGATAGCCAAACTGAAGCGCAACTCG AACATATCACTACCCTCCGAACACGGCACGGCTGGCACCAACAGTAGCCTGCACGAAGTGATCGAAATCGTCGATCAGGATCGCAAGCCGGTCAGTCAGGCCGAGTACGATGCGTTggcgcagcgagcgaagctgCTGCAGCAAAAGAACGACACGCTCATCCACAAGCTTTGCAGTGGCGCGGGAGACCACCGGAACGATCGCAACATTATCATCAAGCAGCTGAACGATGAGCTGATACAGGCGCGCGAGGAGGCGGAGAAGGCCCAACGGTGGCGCAAAGAGTGTGCCGACCTGTGCGCCATCTCGACGCTGCGTCTCGAGGAGCTGGCGGGCTTCCTGGACTCGCTGCTCAAGAACAAGGAGTTCGTCGGGACGCTCTCGATGGATCGCCGGCGGGCCATGCGGAAGGCGGTCGATCGGAGCCTGGATTTGTCGCGCAGCCTCAACATGTCCATCTCGGTGACCGGCTTTTCGCTGACGGCCAACAACAGTCTGGCGCAGTTGAGCTGTCTCTCGGGTTTCCTTGAGCCATCGCTGCGGTTGAACGAGAGCAGCCATCTGGTCACCGGGGAGGATGACGCCGAGCACGACAAGGAAAATCGAGCGGCTAACAATGGTGGCGGTAAAGTGCAGGAAGGGGTCGGCAGCAGCGCGACCACTCCCCAGACGAAGCAGATGATCGAAACACTGCGCGCCGAAAATAGGGCTCTTCGTGGGGAACTGTtcgagcaccagcagcagcaggcgcgCAACAAGCGCCGTGAAAGTAAGGAACGCAAACCGGTGCCCGTGGCCATCGAGCCCATATCTGACTCGGAAGCCTGGTCCGAGCCGGACCGGGATGTGTCGTTGGCCCGCATTGGATTGGAGGACAATTCGGCGCTGTTGAGGCAGAAGCAATCGCCGGCGGGTGTCACCGCAACCGGTTCGATGGTTCTCTCTAGCTCGGGTACCGGTGCCGGAGCCATGCTGGAGTTGAGCTCCACCTCCGACAACGAAGCGGCGACGGGAGCCGGTGGCAACGCCGCCGTGGCACATAAAAGCATTTCCGTGCTTGAGTTCAAGCAACTGCAGGAGACGGTGGCGGTGTTGAACGGGGAGCTGCGGGCAAAAGACACCACCGTGCAGCAGATCGAAGCGCGGCTAGCCGAGCTGGACGCGGAACTGCAACAGGAGCGCACGAGACTGGCCAGCGTAGAGTCGGAAGCCGACGGTAACCGGCAGGCGTCCGCTCGCTGGGAACGGGAGGCGCAGGAATCGAGAGAAAAGGCTGAACGAGCGTCGGAGCGTCTCCGGCTGCTCGAGAACGACATCCTGCTGAAGGACACACAGATGGAAAAGCTGCGCAAAGAGCGCGAACAGGCCGCCGTCGATCTGCGTGTGGCGGAGATGAAGCTGGACGCGATGCGTGCCGAGTACGACGACATGCAGCAGCGGCACAAGCACGAGCTGGAGGCCGCGTTGGtgaagcagcaacaacatctGGACGAGCTGCGCCACAGCCTCACGGATGCATTCCAGAACGAGATGCAGCTAAAGCAGCAATCGTTCGATACGGCGCTTGCGCAAAATTACATCTCGAAAAACATCCACCAGGAGAAACTGCGCGAGCTGGACGAGCTGCACTATCGGCTGGAGGATGCGCACAACGATCTGGCCACGATGGCGCAAACCGAGCAAGCGCTACGAGCGCAGGTGACCGAAGCTGAGCGTCTCGTTGCCTCCATGAAGAAAAGCCTTGACGAGGCGACCCTGCACGCATCGAAGCTGGCGGTCGAGCGCACGAAGGCCCTGAACGAGAAGCGCCAGCTGGAGGCCGATTTGGGCCGCACCCGCAACGATCTCGAGCAGATGAAGTGTGAAAAGAACGAACTGAATCAACGGCTACAGGCGGCGATGGAACAGGTGGCCGCGGTAACGCACGACCGCTCGACATCGATCTGTGGCCGTATGCGTGACGCACGCAACTCGACGTCGGCCACCGACGAGGAACTTACCGCGGGCCGTCGACGGTTGGAAAACTCGTCGCCCGACCTGGGCATCGAGAGTGATCCGGGACGGTTGTCCAATACGGAGCTGACGTCCGCCGGTGCGGGAAAACCGACGTCCGCCGGTTCGCAGCAGCGCCCCCTACTCAAGACGCTGGAGTTGACGAAATCTATGTCTAACTTGCTGTTGAATCCGACACTGGAAG TCAAAACCGAAGACGGAGGAGAATCGTCGAAGGGCGTCGGCAGCGGCGAATCGGAAATGACCACGGTCGTGAAGCACGATTGCGCCAAGATTGAGGCGGACTACACGGAACTGCGCCGGCGCTACAAGGAAACGCGCCGGTGCCTTACCCAGGCCTACGATAACATCAAGCAGGCCAACAAGCGCAAGGAGCAGCTCGAGGTGGACATCAAGCAGCAGATCCACAAGACCCGCGACGTGCTGCGGACGGTGCACAGTAACATGGACCCCGGCAGTGAGCGTCGGTAA
- the LOC131272326 gene encoding centrosomin isoform X2 has protein sequence MSSAPSKLSTSLDESQLSQVRECLASFTENSPGVHQDASMDNSYAMGFRTPSITALTGHGSPVQVRSLRENEEEISSLRKENFNLKLRIYFLEQKAGICTESDNLGLGLTNSSSASGASCDGNYAKQNIDLKVELESLRRDLLDKQQLLCQAAKAIEVLEEDHRKTEEKHREMVADLNNRIEMHLLEIKSLEKMGAELQQLNRELQNTAATRTAQRPVQGEEEEDEEEEEQVPGFTRASSAREAVGESLLDFLDTVQQHSEMSVQEKLKALDMESIVRQCQEQNEDLNRQVEQLQALMDEKAATISQLEGQLGELRFENAEMREKLDEQPSQVDAEIDRLKKQVFDIRAELADKVCVLDDTETKLKEKTVELAKSCKVVEKLIKTLSEQDREIAKLKRNSNISLPSEHGTAGTNSSLHEVIEIVDQDRKPVSQAEYDALAQRAKLLQQKNDTLIHKLCSGAGDHRNDRNIIIKQLNDELIQAREEAEKAQRWRKECADLCAISTLRLEELAGFLDSLLKNKEFVGTLSMDRRRAMRKAVDRSLDLSRSLNMSISVTGFSLTANNSLAQLSCLSGFLEPSLRLNESSHLVTGEDDAEHDKENRAANNGGGKVQEGVGSSATTPQTKQMIETLRAENRALRGELFEHQQQQARNKRRESKERKPVPVAIEPISDSEAWSEPDRDVSLARIGLEDNSALLRQKQSPAGVTATGSMVLSSSGTGAGAMLELSSTSDNEAATGAGGNAAVAHKSISVLEFKQLQETVAVLNGELRAKDTTVQQIEARLAELDAELQQERTRLASVESEADGNRQASARWEREAQESREKAERASERLRLLENDILLKDTQMEKLRKEREQAAVDLRVAEMKLDAMRAEYDDMQQRHKHELEAALVKQQQHLDELRHSLTDAFQNEMQLKQQSFDTALAQNYISKNIHQEKLRELDELHYRLEDAHNDLATMAQTEQALRAQVTEAERLVASMKKSLDEATLHASKLAVERTKALNEKRQLEADLGRTRNDLEQMKCEKNELNQRLQAAMEQVAAVTHDRSTSICGRMRDARNSTSATDEELTAGRRRLENSSPDLGIESDPGRLSNTELTSAGAGKPTSAGSQQRPLLKTLELTKSMSNLLLNPTLEVKTEDGGESSKGVGSGESEMTTVVKHDCAKIEADYTELRRRYKETRRCLTQAYDNIKQANKRKEQLEVDIKQQIHKTRDVLRTVHSNMDPGSERR, from the exons TCCCGGCGTGCACCAGGATGCCAGCATGGACAATTCAT ACGCGATGGGATTCCGCACGCCATCGATAACCGCCCTGACGGGACATGGTTCACCGGTTCAGGTGCGCTCGTTGCGCGAGAACGAGGAGGAAATATCTTCGCTGCGCAAGGAGAACTTCAACCTCAAGCTGCGCATCTACTTCCTCGAGCAGAAGGCAGGCATCTGCACCGAGAGTGACAACCTCGGGCTGGGTTTGACCAACTCTTCCTCCGCCTCGGGTGCGTCGTGCGATGGAAACTACGCGAAGCAGAACATCGACCTCAAG GTCGAGCTGGAGTCGCTGCGGCGGGATTTACTCGACAAGCAGCAGCTCCTGTGTCAGGCCGCGAAGGCGATCGAGGTGTTGGAAGAAGACCACCGAAAGACGGAGGAGAAACATCGTGAGATGGTGGCGGACCTCAACAATAGGATCGAAATGCATCTGCTAGAGATAAAGTCGCTGGAAAAGATGGGCGCCGAGCTGCAACAGCTGAACCGCGAGCTGCAAAATACGGCGGCCACACGAACAGCACAACGGCCAGTACAGGGCGAAGAAGAGGAagatgaggaggaggaggagcaagTGCCAGGATTTACCAGGGCCTCGAGTGCGCGGGAAGCTGTGGGCGAAAGTTTGCTCGACTTCCTCGACACGGTGCAGCAGCACAGCGAGATGAGCGTGCAGGAGAAGCTGAAAGCGCTGGACATGGAAAGTATCGTCCGGCAGTGTCAGGAGCAGAACGAAGATCTGAACCGACAGGTTGAGCAGCTGCAGGCTCTGATGGACGAGAAAGCGGCCACGATTAGCCAGCTGGAGGGGCAGTTGGGAGAGCTGCGTTTCGAGAATGCGGAGATGCGTGAAAAACTGGACGAACAGCCGTCCCAAGTCGATGCGGAG ATTGATCGACTGAAAAAGCAAGTTTTCGACATCCGCGCCGAGCTGGCCGATAAGGTGTGCGTGCTGGACGACACTGAGACGAAGCTGAAGGAAAAAACGGTCGAATTGGCAAAGTCTTGCAAGGTGGTGGAAAAGCTAATCAAGACACTATCGGAGCAGGACAGAGAGATAGCCAAACTGAAGCGCAACTCG AACATATCACTACCCTCCGAACACGGCACGGCTGGCACCAACAGTAGCCTGCACGAAGTGATCGAAATCGTCGATCAGGATCGCAAGCCGGTCAGTCAGGCCGAGTACGATGCGTTggcgcagcgagcgaagctgCTGCAGCAAAAGAACGACACGCTCATCCACAAGCTTTGCAGTGGCGCGGGAGACCACCGGAACGATCGCAACATTATCATCAAGCAGCTGAACGATGAGCTGATACAGGCGCGCGAGGAGGCGGAGAAGGCCCAACGGTGGCGCAAAGAGTGTGCCGACCTGTGCGCCATCTCGACGCTGCGTCTCGAGGAGCTGGCGGGCTTCCTGGACTCGCTGCTCAAGAACAAGGAGTTCGTCGGGACGCTCTCGATGGATCGCCGGCGGGCCATGCGGAAGGCGGTCGATCGGAGCCTGGATTTGTCGCGCAGCCTCAACATGTCCATCTCGGTGACCGGCTTTTCGCTGACGGCCAACAACAGTCTGGCGCAGTTGAGCTGTCTCTCGGGTTTCCTTGAGCCATCGCTGCGGTTGAACGAGAGCAGCCATCTGGTCACCGGGGAGGATGACGCCGAGCACGACAAGGAAAATCGAGCGGCTAACAATGGTGGCGGTAAAGTGCAGGAAGGGGTCGGCAGCAGCGCGACCACTCCCCAGACGAAGCAGATGATCGAAACACTGCGCGCCGAAAATAGGGCTCTTCGTGGGGAACTGTtcgagcaccagcagcagcaggcgcgCAACAAGCGCCGTGAAAGTAAGGAACGCAAACCGGTGCCCGTGGCCATCGAGCCCATATCTGACTCGGAAGCCTGGTCCGAGCCGGACCGGGATGTGTCGTTGGCCCGCATTGGATTGGAGGACAATTCGGCGCTGTTGAGGCAGAAGCAATCGCCGGCGGGTGTCACCGCAACCGGTTCGATGGTTCTCTCTAGCTCGGGTACCGGTGCCGGAGCCATGCTGGAGTTGAGCTCCACCTCCGACAACGAAGCGGCGACGGGAGCCGGTGGCAACGCCGCCGTGGCACATAAAAGCATTTCCGTGCTTGAGTTCAAGCAACTGCAGGAGACGGTGGCGGTGTTGAACGGGGAGCTGCGGGCAAAAGACACCACCGTGCAGCAGATCGAAGCGCGGCTAGCCGAGCTGGACGCGGAACTGCAACAGGAGCGCACGAGACTGGCCAGCGTAGAGTCGGAAGCCGACGGTAACCGGCAGGCGTCCGCTCGCTGGGAACGGGAGGCGCAGGAATCGAGAGAAAAGGCTGAACGAGCGTCGGAGCGTCTCCGGCTGCTCGAGAACGACATCCTGCTGAAGGACACACAGATGGAAAAGCTGCGCAAAGAGCGCGAACAGGCCGCCGTCGATCTGCGTGTGGCGGAGATGAAGCTGGACGCGATGCGTGCCGAGTACGACGACATGCAGCAGCGGCACAAGCACGAGCTGGAGGCCGCGTTGGtgaagcagcaacaacatctGGACGAGCTGCGCCACAGCCTCACGGATGCATTCCAGAACGAGATGCAGCTAAAGCAGCAATCGTTCGATACGGCGCTTGCGCAAAATTACATCTCGAAAAACATCCACCAGGAGAAACTGCGCGAGCTGGACGAGCTGCACTATCGGCTGGAGGATGCGCACAACGATCTGGCCACGATGGCGCAAACCGAGCAAGCGCTACGAGCGCAGGTGACCGAAGCTGAGCGTCTCGTTGCCTCCATGAAGAAAAGCCTTGACGAGGCGACCCTGCACGCATCGAAGCTGGCGGTCGAGCGCACGAAGGCCCTGAACGAGAAGCGCCAGCTGGAGGCCGATTTGGGCCGCACCCGCAACGATCTCGAGCAGATGAAGTGTGAAAAGAACGAACTGAATCAACGGCTACAGGCGGCGATGGAACAGGTGGCCGCGGTAACGCACGACCGCTCGACATCGATCTGTGGCCGTATGCGTGACGCACGCAACTCGACGTCGGCCACCGACGAGGAACTTACCGCGGGCCGTCGACGGTTGGAAAACTCGTCGCCCGACCTGGGCATCGAGAGTGATCCGGGACGGTTGTCCAATACGGAGCTGACGTCCGCCGGTGCGGGAAAACCGACGTCCGCCGGTTCGCAGCAGCGCCCCCTACTCAAGACGCTGGAGTTGACGAAATCTATGTCTAACTTGCTGTTGAATCCGACACTGGAAG TCAAAACCGAAGACGGAGGAGAATCGTCGAAGGGCGTCGGCAGCGGCGAATCGGAAATGACCACGGTCGTGAAGCACGATTGCGCCAAGATTGAGGCGGACTACACGGAACTGCGCCGGCGCTACAAGGAAACGCGCCGGTGCCTTACCCAGGCCTACGATAACATCAAGCAGGCCAACAAGCGCAAGGAGCAGCTCGAGGTGGACATCAAGCAGCAGATCCACAAGACCCGCGACGTGCTGCGGACGGTGCACAGTAACATGGACCCCGGCAGTGAGCGTCGGTAA